One genomic window of Kaistia geumhonensis includes the following:
- a CDS encoding GGDEF domain-containing protein, which produces MKDSGDFLRKASLARAALAALEQHDLAPEPQNYALFYAYASGSEPLLKEAVDGILREEGALSRADLAMLCRAFLRDQALGLTWHELPLDPIGNAPSASRDATTSAAAALSAAHAAATRNGSRTATIDLVRRLVAATRSIEERKRLIEEELVRSRAELDALQASLDNVRHETLNDQLTTLASRRHFDEAFERAIAGTRESGAPLSLLFTDIDHFKSFNDRYGHQTGDHVLRLVALAVKQNVREQDTACRYGGEEFAVILPGTAAAEAMVIGEEIRAAVMGREFRRRASGEKLRPVTISIGIASFLPGDTASSLIERADRCLYRAKSSGRNLVMSDDGQPLRERA; this is translated from the coding sequence ATGAAGGACAGCGGTGACTTTCTGCGTAAGGCCAGCCTGGCCCGGGCGGCGCTCGCCGCGCTGGAGCAGCACGACCTGGCGCCCGAGCCGCAGAATTACGCACTCTTCTATGCCTATGCTTCGGGAAGCGAGCCGCTTCTGAAGGAGGCGGTCGACGGCATCCTGCGCGAAGAGGGAGCGCTGTCGCGGGCGGATCTCGCCATGTTGTGCCGGGCCTTCCTGCGCGACCAGGCGCTGGGGCTCACCTGGCACGAATTGCCACTCGACCCGATCGGAAACGCACCATCGGCGTCACGCGATGCCACCACCAGCGCCGCCGCGGCGCTGAGCGCGGCGCACGCGGCAGCGACGCGCAACGGCAGCCGAACGGCGACCATCGATCTCGTCCGCCGCCTCGTCGCGGCGACCCGATCGATCGAGGAGCGCAAGCGGCTGATCGAGGAGGAGCTTGTCCGCTCGCGCGCCGAGCTCGACGCGCTGCAGGCCAGCCTCGACAATGTGCGGCATGAGACGCTGAACGACCAGCTGACCACGCTCGCCAGCCGACGCCATTTCGACGAGGCCTTCGAGCGGGCGATCGCCGGGACACGTGAGAGCGGCGCTCCCCTCTCGCTGCTCTTCACCGACATCGACCACTTCAAGTCGTTCAACGACCGCTACGGCCACCAGACCGGCGACCATGTGCTGCGGCTGGTCGCGCTGGCGGTGAAGCAGAATGTGCGCGAGCAGGACACGGCTTGCCGCTATGGCGGCGAGGAGTTCGCCGTGATCCTGCCCGGCACCGCCGCCGCGGAAGCGATGGTGATCGGCGAAGAGATCCGGGCCGCCGTGATGGGGCGCGAGTTCCGCCGTCGCGCCAGCGGGGAAAAGTTGAGGCCGGTGACGATCTCGATCGGCATCGCCAGTTTCCTTCCCGGCGATACGGCCTCCAGTCTCATCGAGCGGGCAGACCGCTGCCTTTATCGGGCGAAGAGCTCCGGCCGCAACCTCGTGATGTCCGACGACGGGCAGCCGCTGCGCGAACGCGCATGA
- a CDS encoding DUF4287 domain-containing protein, with protein MADQPVKGPASYFPSIEKTYGRPIAEWQELLRGRLPAKHMELVAFLKQEHGMGHGHANALVAHLLAGQG; from the coding sequence ATGGCTGACCAGCCCGTCAAGGGACCTGCGTCCTACTTCCCCTCGATCGAGAAGACATACGGGCGGCCGATCGCCGAATGGCAGGAGCTGCTGCGCGGCCGCCTGCCGGCGAAGCATATGGAACTGGTCGCGTTCCTCAAGCAGGAGCACGGCATGGGCCATGGTCACGCCAACGCGCTCGTCGCGCATCTCCTGGCGGGCCAAGGCTGA
- a CDS encoding ABC transporter ATP-binding protein — MAVRKTSVPVKSETVIRGRGITVGFGERMILENLDIDVYRGEILGIVGASGTGKSVLLRTILGLQAKTAGSVEILGQPYDDAEPAIRAQIDQRLGVLFQQGALFSSLNVLQNVEFPMREHLKLSPRLMEELARLKIDLVGLAPEAADRLPSELSGGMIKRASLARALALDPDIVFLDEPTSGLDPIGAAEFDALIATLRDTLGLTVFMVTHDLDSLYTVCDRIAVLGDRHVLIEGTIKDMLAFDHPWVQKYFRGARARRLEEQA, encoded by the coding sequence ATGGCGGTCCGCAAGACGTCCGTGCCCGTGAAGAGCGAGACCGTGATCCGCGGTCGCGGCATCACGGTCGGCTTCGGCGAGCGCATGATCCTCGAGAATCTCGACATCGACGTCTATCGCGGCGAGATCCTCGGCATCGTCGGCGCTTCCGGCACGGGCAAGTCGGTGCTGCTGCGCACGATCCTCGGCCTGCAGGCCAAGACGGCCGGCAGTGTCGAGATCCTCGGCCAGCCCTATGACGACGCCGAGCCCGCGATCCGCGCGCAGATCGACCAGCGGCTCGGGGTGCTTTTCCAGCAGGGCGCGCTCTTCTCGTCGCTCAACGTGCTGCAGAATGTCGAGTTTCCGATGCGCGAGCATCTGAAGCTCTCGCCGCGGCTGATGGAGGAACTGGCCCGGCTGAAGATCGACCTCGTCGGCCTCGCGCCGGAAGCGGCCGATCGCCTGCCCTCGGAGCTTTCCGGCGGCATGATCAAGCGCGCCAGCCTCGCGCGGGCGCTGGCGCTCGATCCGGACATCGTGTTCCTCGACGAGCCGACTTCCGGCCTCGATCCGATCGGCGCGGCGGAATTCGATGCGCTGATCGCGACGCTGCGCGATACGCTCGGTCTCACCGTGTTCATGGTGACGCACGATCTCGACAGTCTCTATACGGTGTGCGACCGGATCGCCGTGCTGGGCGACCGGCATGTGCTGATCGAGGGCACCATCAAGGACATGCTCGCTTTCGATCATCCATGGGTTCAGAAATACTTCCGCGGCGCCCGAGCGCGCCGCCTCGAGGAGCAGGCGTAA
- a CDS encoding MlaE family lipid ABC transporter permease subunit, whose protein sequence is MVVAAEAAAKLETNGSDGQLRLVPRGEWTLASASVLEGEIEKAVAAADRAVVIDLSDVDHIDTAGGWLITRLEREVGAKGVEVSFEGGSDNVMRLLAALKDAERELPPRKKRQSVVVELLEGIGRGMYGAVSDAEAGLNILGGVAVGFLKALVNPSRFRITSVVFHIDRAGLRAVPIISLMSLLIGAIIAQQSAFQLRPFGAEVYVVDLVGVLVLRELGVLLTAIMIAGRSGSAFTAEIGSMKMREEIDALDVIGLDVNEVLVLPRILALVIALPLLTVVADFSALVGGGLVSWFYVGLPPSAFIMRLRDAVYVSTFWVGIIKAPFMALIIGIIAATEGFRVQGSAESLGARTTSSVVKAIFMVIVVDGVFAIYFSAVSY, encoded by the coding sequence ATGGTCGTGGCGGCTGAAGCAGCGGCGAAACTCGAAACAAACGGTTCGGACGGCCAGCTGCGACTCGTTCCGCGCGGCGAGTGGACTCTCGCCAGCGCCAGCGTCCTCGAGGGCGAAATCGAGAAGGCGGTCGCAGCGGCCGATCGCGCCGTCGTCATCGATCTTTCCGACGTCGACCATATCGACACCGCCGGCGGCTGGCTGATCACGCGGCTGGAGCGCGAGGTCGGCGCCAAGGGCGTCGAGGTCAGCTTCGAGGGCGGCTCCGACAATGTCATGCGCCTTCTGGCGGCGCTCAAGGACGCGGAGCGCGAGCTGCCGCCGCGCAAGAAGCGGCAGAGCGTCGTCGTCGAGCTGCTCGAGGGCATCGGCCGCGGCATGTATGGCGCCGTCTCGGACGCCGAAGCGGGCCTCAACATTCTCGGCGGCGTCGCCGTCGGCTTCTTGAAGGCGCTGGTCAACCCGAGCCGCTTCCGAATCACGTCGGTCGTGTTCCACATCGACCGCGCCGGGCTGCGCGCCGTTCCGATCATCTCGCTGATGTCGCTCCTGATCGGCGCCATCATCGCGCAGCAGAGCGCCTTCCAGCTGCGCCCCTTCGGCGCCGAGGTCTATGTCGTCGATCTCGTCGGCGTCCTCGTGTTGCGCGAGCTCGGCGTGCTCCTGACGGCGATCATGATCGCCGGCCGCTCCGGCAGCGCCTTCACGGCCGAGATCGGCTCGATGAAGATGCGCGAGGAAATCGACGCGCTCGACGTCATCGGCCTCGACGTCAACGAGGTGCTCGTCCTGCCGCGCATCCTGGCGCTGGTGATCGCGCTGCCGCTTCTGACGGTGGTCGCCGATTTCTCGGCCCTCGTCGGCGGCGGCCTTGTCAGCTGGTTTTATGTCGGCCTGCCGCCCTCCGCCTTCATCATGCGGCTGCGCGACGCGGTCTATGTCAGCACCTTCTGGGTCGGCATCATCAAGGCGCCGTTCATGGCGCTGATCATCGGCATCATCGCGGCGACCGAAGGCTTCCGCGTCCAGGGCAGCGCCGAGTCGCTCGGCGCGCGGACGACATCCTCCGTCGTGAAGGCGATCTTCATGGTCATCGTCGTCGACGGCGTGTTCGCCATCTATTTCAGCGCCGTGAGCTACTGA
- a CDS encoding MlaD family protein: METRANYATIGVFTLAVIVACFAFVYWLARYDESGTRKPLRILIPGSVTGLANGSQVLFNGIRIGDVTTLRINPQDPNQVEAMVSVDPNQPIKSDTKATVGVQGLTGIASIELRGGSANLPSIFDETEIPTLVASGSGLSEILTSAQDLLNKANVTVERLNVILDDAQPSVKTTLANVEKFTGALAQNSDGINDFLANVSALSKQVGALSGDLQGLVGKADRILAAVDPSKIADAINQIDKVVEKLAQSADAFPQIVSNVKDVSEQLGQTLASARQIIDAVQVEAVKSTIQDVATVARRIQGATVDVDKIVADASAAVADARDFVAFARKQQPEVEQIVGSTNQLMGRLNDASAKLDSILGGADAIVNDPDSKNFFKEAAAAAVSIRKVADAFAGRADAISANIADFTGSGLRNIDQLVNQLQRTTTQFNRTLNSVQSNPQGFVFGNPTVKEYNRK, translated from the coding sequence ATGGAAACCCGCGCGAACTACGCGACCATCGGCGTGTTCACCCTGGCGGTGATCGTCGCCTGCTTCGCCTTCGTCTACTGGCTCGCCCGCTATGACGAGAGCGGCACGCGCAAGCCGCTGCGCATCCTCATTCCCGGCTCGGTCACCGGTCTCGCCAATGGCAGCCAGGTGCTGTTCAACGGCATCAGAATCGGCGACGTGACCACGCTGCGCATCAACCCGCAGGACCCGAACCAGGTCGAGGCCATGGTCTCGGTCGACCCCAACCAGCCGATCAAGTCCGACACCAAGGCCACCGTCGGCGTGCAGGGCCTGACCGGCATCGCGTCGATCGAGCTGCGCGGCGGCTCGGCCAATCTGCCGAGCATCTTCGACGAGACCGAAATTCCGACCCTCGTCGCTTCGGGCTCCGGTCTTTCCGAGATCCTGACCAGCGCGCAGGACCTTCTCAACAAGGCGAATGTGACCGTCGAGCGGCTTAACGTCATCCTCGACGACGCCCAGCCCTCGGTGAAGACGACGCTCGCCAATGTCGAGAAGTTCACCGGCGCGCTGGCGCAGAACTCCGATGGAATCAACGACTTCCTGGCCAATGTTTCGGCGCTGTCGAAGCAGGTCGGTGCGCTGTCGGGCGACCTGCAGGGCCTCGTCGGCAAGGCCGACAGGATCCTCGCCGCCGTCGATCCGAGCAAGATCGCCGACGCGATCAACCAGATCGACAAGGTGGTCGAGAAGCTGGCGCAATCGGCCGACGCCTTCCCGCAGATCGTCTCCAACGTGAAGGACGTCTCGGAGCAGCTCGGCCAGACGCTCGCCTCGGCGCGGCAGATCATCGACGCCGTTCAGGTCGAGGCCGTGAAGAGCACGATCCAGGACGTCGCGACCGTCGCCCGCCGTATCCAGGGCGCGACCGTCGACGTCGACAAGATCGTTGCCGATGCCAGCGCCGCCGTGGCCGACGCCCGCGACTTCGTCGCCTTCGCCCGCAAGCAGCAGCCTGAGGTCGAGCAGATCGTCGGCAGCACCAACCAGCTGATGGGCCGGCTCAACGACGCCTCGGCGAAGCTCGACTCGATCCTCGGCGGCGCCGACGCGATCGTGAACGATCCAGACAGCAAGAACTTCTTCAAGGAGGCGGCGGCCGCGGCGGTGTCCATCCGCAAGGTCGCCGACGCCTTCGCCGGCCGCGCCGACGCGATCTCGGCCAACATCGCCGACTTCACGGGCTCGGGCCTGCGCAATATCGACCAGCTGGTGAACCAGTTGCAGCGCACGACGACGCAGTTCAACCGCACGCTGAATTCCGTTCAGAGCAATCCGCAGGGCTTCGTCTTCGGGAACCCGACCGTCAAGGAATACAACCGCAAATGA
- a CDS encoding ABC-type transport auxiliary lipoprotein family protein, which yields MTRSLPFGALAAVLLATLLAGCVSALVTRPPPNTYDLTGPRELPKVSRAGRAQVLIPAPTALQILATQRIVVSRGSLMAYYPDAQYPDTLPNVLQARIIETFELSKQAHAVGRPGEGLSIDYQLLTDIRTFNVVVDGSGMVADVEISARLMNDRNGRVVDFKVFRARVPVTADTAPAAVAGLNQALDQVLIELTSWALTRL from the coding sequence ATGACGCGATCCCTGCCGTTCGGCGCTCTGGCCGCCGTCCTGCTCGCCACACTGCTCGCCGGCTGCGTCAGCGCGCTCGTCACGCGGCCGCCGCCGAACACCTATGACCTGACGGGCCCGCGCGAACTGCCCAAGGTTTCCCGCGCGGGCCGCGCCCAGGTGCTCATCCCGGCGCCGACTGCGCTGCAGATCCTCGCGACACAGCGCATCGTCGTCTCGCGCGGCTCGCTGATGGCCTATTACCCGGACGCGCAATATCCCGACACGCTGCCGAACGTCCTCCAGGCGCGGATCATCGAGACCTTCGAGCTTTCGAAGCAGGCGCATGCCGTCGGCCGGCCCGGAGAGGGCCTGTCGATCGACTATCAGCTGCTGACCGATATCCGCACCTTCAACGTCGTCGTCGACGGCTCGGGCATGGTCGCGGATGTCGAGATCTCGGCGCGTCTCATGAACGACCGCAACGGCCGCGTGGTCGATTTCAAGGTGTTCCGTGCCCGCGTGCCCGTCACGGCCGATACCGCGCCAGCTGCCGTCGCCGGGCTCAACCAGGCACTCGACCAGGTGTTGATCGAACTCACCAGCTGGGCGCTGACCCGGCTCTAG
- the dgcN gene encoding N-acetyltransferase DgcN: MQIVTPYLLFLGDVPDALAAKTALGIVDWRPEWCIGQLRLPGCKADAGVPDLGIAEAKAAGVRTMIVGAVNAGGVLPDHWIASIVEALEAGLDVASGLHTKLGDIPAIREAAERNGATLFDVRHSSERFPTGKGTKRSGKRLLTVGTDCSVGKKYTALALEAAMREAGFSADFRATGQTGVFISGRGVAIDAVVADFISGAVEWLSPAADADHWDLVEGQGSLFHPSFAGVSLGLLHGAQPDAFVVCHEPTRTRMRGVQHPLPSIEDVIDLTVRCGSLTNPDIRCVGIAINTAALDDAAATALLAETAGRLSLPAVDPIRTGVAPIVAEIGRVFGKAG, encoded by the coding sequence ATGCAGATCGTCACACCTTACCTGTTGTTTTTGGGTGACGTTCCCGACGCCCTCGCGGCGAAGACGGCGCTCGGCATCGTCGACTGGCGCCCGGAGTGGTGCATCGGCCAGTTGCGCCTTCCCGGCTGCAAGGCCGATGCCGGCGTCCCGGACCTCGGCATCGCCGAGGCGAAGGCAGCCGGGGTGCGCACCATGATCGTCGGCGCGGTGAATGCCGGCGGCGTGCTGCCGGATCACTGGATCGCCTCGATCGTCGAGGCGCTCGAAGCCGGTCTCGACGTGGCGAGCGGCCTGCACACGAAGCTCGGCGACATCCCGGCGATCCGCGAGGCGGCCGAGCGCAACGGCGCGACGCTCTTCGACGTGCGCCATTCGAGCGAGCGATTCCCGACCGGCAAGGGCACGAAGCGATCCGGCAAGCGTCTGCTCACGGTCGGCACGGACTGTTCGGTCGGCAAGAAATACACCGCCCTCGCGCTCGAAGCGGCGATGCGCGAGGCCGGCTTCAGCGCCGATTTCCGCGCGACGGGCCAGACCGGCGTGTTCATTTCCGGGCGCGGCGTCGCCATCGACGCGGTGGTGGCCGACTTCATCTCCGGCGCCGTCGAATGGCTGTCGCCGGCCGCCGACGCCGATCACTGGGACCTCGTCGAGGGTCAGGGCTCGCTGTTCCATCCCTCCTTCGCCGGCGTCTCGCTCGGCCTGCTGCATGGCGCGCAGCCGGATGCCTTCGTGGTCTGCCACGAGCCGACGCGCACGCGGATGCGCGGCGTGCAGCATCCCCTGCCCTCGATCGAGGATGTGATCGACCTCACCGTTCGCTGCGGCAGCCTCACCAATCCCGACATTCGCTGCGTCGGCATCGCGATCAACACCGCGGCGCTCGACGACGCCGCCGCGACGGCTCTGCTGGCCGAGACCGCCGGGCGCCTGTCGCTTCCCGCCGTCGACCCGATCCGCACCGGCGTCGCGCCGATCGTCGCCGAGATCGGCCGCGTCTTCGGCAAGGCGGGCTGA
- a CDS encoding MFS transporter has protein sequence MSAFYAASFMVSGVTVPFLPVWLRERGFSAVEIAACLAFPLAARIVASPAGSWLADRAPNRRLAIIFFSILGLCFFVPAIFVSPIPLVLLLTGLAVTAWQLNQPAADALALTGVRRFGVDYGRMRVWGSISFVVVSVAAGVVFGWFGAPILAPMITAGFVVCLAAAFALPVTPPAERAADDAARPVRRSARAILLSPQFLVVASSTGLIQASHGLFYSFGTIEWQTLGFSGSQIGLLWAAGVIAEIVMFAVSSRLLRLHPHTLILIGALAAVLRWTLLPFAASLAANLVLQLLHAFTFGASFVGMQLAIARSVPEEMTASAQGLCMVAAGVLMALTTLMAGPLYEHFGVNGFWAMSAFAALAAAILLFDRLVLQPQSAGEGGLTRLPR, from the coding sequence ATGTCCGCCTTCTATGCGGCCTCCTTCATGGTGAGCGGCGTCACCGTGCCGTTCCTGCCGGTCTGGCTGCGCGAGCGGGGCTTCTCGGCGGTGGAGATCGCCGCCTGCCTCGCCTTTCCGCTCGCCGCGCGGATCGTCGCCTCTCCCGCCGGAAGCTGGCTGGCCGACCGCGCCCCCAACCGCCGCCTGGCGATCATCTTCTTTTCCATTCTCGGGCTGTGCTTCTTCGTGCCCGCGATCTTCGTGTCTCCGATCCCGCTCGTCCTGCTCCTGACGGGGCTCGCGGTCACGGCCTGGCAGCTCAACCAGCCGGCGGCAGACGCCCTGGCGCTGACCGGTGTCCGGCGCTTCGGTGTCGATTATGGGCGCATGCGCGTCTGGGGCTCGATCAGTTTCGTCGTGGTGAGCGTCGCCGCCGGTGTCGTGTTCGGCTGGTTCGGCGCGCCGATCCTCGCCCCGATGATCACTGCCGGTTTCGTCGTCTGCCTCGCCGCCGCCTTCGCCCTGCCGGTGACGCCGCCGGCCGAGCGCGCCGCCGACGATGCCGCGCGTCCGGTCCGACGCTCGGCCCGCGCGATCCTGCTCAGCCCGCAATTCCTCGTCGTCGCCTCGTCGACCGGCCTCATCCAGGCGAGCCATGGCCTGTTCTATTCCTTCGGCACCATCGAGTGGCAGACCCTCGGCTTCTCGGGTTCCCAGATCGGCCTGCTCTGGGCGGCCGGCGTCATCGCCGAGATCGTCATGTTCGCCGTGTCCAGCCGGCTGCTGCGCCTCCATCCGCACACACTGATCCTGATCGGCGCGCTCGCGGCCGTGCTGCGCTGGACGCTGCTGCCCTTCGCGGCCAGCCTCGCCGCCAATCTCGTCCTCCAGTTGCTGCACGCCTTCACCTTCGGCGCCAGTTTCGTCGGCATGCAGCTCGCCATCGCGCGATCCGTGCCGGAGGAGATGACGGCCTCGGCGCAGGGGCTCTGCATGGTGGCGGCGGGCGTGCTGATGGCGCTGACGACGCTGATGGCCGGGCCGCTCTACGAGCATTTCGGCGTCAATGGATTCTGGGCGATGTCAGCTTTCGCGGCGCTGGCGGCGGCCATCCTCCTTTTCGACCGCCTCGTGCTTCAGCCCCAGAGCGCGGGCGAGGGCGGGCTGACGCGGCTGCCGCGATAG
- the dgcA gene encoding N-acetyl-D-Glu racemase DgcA, producing MRKLSVAIERWPIAGSFVISRGSRTEATVVVATIEEDGHVGRGECVPYARYGETVEGVAETIRTQGFAIAGGIDREGLLATLPGGAARNAIDCALWDLEAKLSGISVAERLGLASPHALETAYTLSLGTPESMEEAARAAAGRPLLKVKLGGEGDDARIAAVRRGAPKSRLIADANEGWPVEQFDRLMRACAAAGVELIEQPLPVGADDILRYVDRTVPICADESLHEAADCALLADRYDAVNIKLEKTGGLTGALGVVRAARAQNLAVMVGCMVGTSLAMAPAVLLAQDADYVDLDGPLLLARDREPGLDYRGSRVSPPSPALWG from the coding sequence CTGCGCAAGCTCTCCGTCGCCATCGAGCGCTGGCCGATCGCCGGCAGCTTCGTCATCTCGCGCGGGTCGCGGACGGAGGCGACGGTGGTCGTGGCGACCATCGAGGAGGACGGGCATGTCGGCCGGGGCGAATGCGTGCCCTATGCCCGCTACGGCGAGACCGTCGAAGGCGTCGCCGAGACGATCCGCACGCAGGGATTCGCGATCGCCGGCGGTATCGACCGGGAGGGGCTGCTCGCCACGCTGCCCGGCGGGGCGGCGCGCAATGCGATCGATTGCGCCCTTTGGGATCTCGAGGCCAAGCTTTCGGGGATCTCCGTCGCCGAGAGGCTCGGTCTCGCCTCGCCGCACGCGCTGGAGACGGCCTATACGCTCAGTCTCGGCACGCCGGAGAGCATGGAGGAGGCGGCCCGGGCCGCCGCCGGACGTCCGCTGCTCAAGGTGAAGCTCGGCGGCGAGGGCGACGATGCGCGCATCGCCGCAGTGCGGCGCGGCGCTCCGAAGTCGCGGCTCATCGCCGACGCCAACGAGGGCTGGCCCGTCGAGCAGTTCGACCGGCTAATGCGGGCCTGCGCCGCCGCCGGCGTCGAACTGATCGAACAGCCACTGCCGGTCGGCGCCGACGACATCCTGCGCTATGTCGATCGCACGGTTCCGATCTGCGCCGACGAGAGCCTGCACGAGGCGGCGGACTGCGCGCTGCTCGCCGACCGCTATGACGCGGTCAACATCAAGCTCGAAAAGACGGGCGGCCTGACCGGGGCGCTTGGCGTCGTCCGCGCGGCACGCGCCCAGAATCTCGCGGTCATGGTCGGCTGCATGGTCGGGACCTCGCTCGCCATGGCGCCGGCCGTGCTGCTTGCGCAGGACGCCGACTATGTCGATCTCGACGGTCCGCTCCTCCTGGCGCGTGACCGCGAGCCGGGCCTCGACTATCGCGGCAGCCGCGTCAGCCCGCCCTCGCCCGCGCTCTGGGGCTGA